Within Spinacia oleracea cultivar Varoflay chromosome 4, BTI_SOV_V1, whole genome shotgun sequence, the genomic segment TAAACACCACCCAAAATGCAAAAGACTTGGGATTACccatatgatgtttgctgatgatctttTAATGTTTTCAAGAGCTGACAATCCCTCTATCATGGCTATGTTTCATGCTTTCACTAAGTTCTCCGCAGCTTCTGGTTTGGTGGCAAATATGCAGAAAAGTGAAGTGTACATTGCAGGTGTTTCAGATTCCTTTGCTGAGATGCTCTCTACTGAACTAGGTATTTTGAGGGGGACATTCCCTTTCAAATACCTGGGTGTTCCTCTGACCACAAGGAAGCTAAGTTATTCTGACTGTAAACCCCTAATTGAGAAAACTGTAGCAAGAATTCAAAGCTGGTAAGCTAAAATGCTTTCCTATGTAGGCAGGCTCCAACTCTTCAAGTCTGTTTTGTGTGGTATTCAGCTGTACCGGTGTCAAATTTTTGTCATGCCAAAAAAGGTGATGAATGAGATTCAAAGGTTGTGTAGGTGTTTCCTCTGGTCAGGTGCTGACAGTGGATCTAGGAAAGCTCCTATCTCATGGGATCATGTTTGTCTTCCTAAAAGTTGAGGTGGTTGGAACTTAAAGGATCTGACCATTTGGATTAAAGCAGCTGTTCTTAAGCACAGTTGGGCATTGGCTATGAAGCAAGATAGAATGTGGGTGAAATGGATGCATGCGtattatataaaaaacaatGACTTCTGGTCCATGGATGTTCCTAATGGGCTAACCTGGTCTATGAGGAAGATATGGCACCAGAGAGAGATACTTGCTCAAGCAGGAGCTGTTCATACCTTTGTTCATGGTGGCAAATTCAGAATCTGCAAAGCTTATCAGTTTCTTAAACCTGAAGCTAGTACAGTAAGATGGAAAACAATCATCTGCAATAGTCAAGCTAGCCCTAAAAGTACCTTTATTGTGTGGCTTGCTATCCAAAACAGGCTAACCACAAAGGATAGATTGTTAAGCTGGAACTTGAACATAAATGGAACTTGTGTTCTTTGTCATAAATGTCCAGAGAATGTGGCTCACCTCTTCTTTGACTGTGAGTATTCTGCTGAAATTTGGGATAAGGTGATCCAGACTTGTGGTGTTCATAGAGTTACTCAGAACTGGACTGAGATCATTGAGTGGGTGGCTAAAAAGAGTAGAAGCACCAAGCTAGATGATGCCTATTGAAGTATTATATTAATTGAATCAGTGTATGCAATCTGGATTCAAAGAAACTCCAAAATAGTTAACAACAAGTTAGATTCTTGTAGTACTATCGTTAATAGAGGGTTTTGTTTAGAGCTGCCTGTAGACATGATAGTTGATTCTCAGTTGTAAAGCTTAGGGGTTGTCCTAAGCTATTTTCTGGTGCTTTGTTTTTTGGTTGTAGTTCCCTCTGTGGTCAATAAAatctttatttgccaaaaacaaAAGCCAAATCTCTAAGCAAGACACCAAAGAAGAAAGCTAAACTACAACAAATAACTACAATGTTTTGTATATCacgctaaaaaaaaaaatcacactaTGGGGGAGCATATGACAACAGAAAATACAAAATGTCCTAGAATATGCTGCCAGGGTACTTGAAAAGTGACAAAGTAATGTAATGGTCAACTAGTGATAAAAAAAACGAATATGAAGGCCTCTGCACATATTTCTCAAATCTCAAATTAGGTTACACCATACAAGTGATACAAGATACAACCATTCGCAGTTAGCATCACTAATAACCACTTCAAGCAATAGACCGTCTACACCCTGGAAAAAGAAATTCCAATACTAAGAAGCTTTTGCTCTGGCAAATTACCCTCGCCACATATGTTCTAGCTACACTACATTTTGTTCCATTGTTTTTTGCAGGGAATAAAGTAACAACATAACAATACAAATTTAACAACTCAATGGCTAAAGTTCTCGCTCAACAGCAGTGTCTAGTTCATTAAGACTCTGTTTATACTAAATCCATAATTAGAAAATAGACAAGGTACTCCGTAATTAATACCAATCAACTGAACAAATTTTCAATCCCTTAATATTAATACCAACTAATAACAGATTAGTTCAAGAACGGTCTAAGCACTCATATGGATTGCATTCCTAAAGCACAAAGGTGACCTAGACATATCCTCTGATACTTCGCCTTTTGCCACAAAGAATGTGGACTTAGTAAGATTATAATCACCCTTTTAAAACTAACATCAAATCAATAATGAAAATTTCAGATGGTATTCAAacttagcatattcagatttaAGACCTTGAGAAGTATCATAGGTTTTCTAAGGAAACTGATTCAGGCGCACCAGTAAGGTGATTTTAGTACACCCTCTGTGAGAGCACATAAAACAACTTATACTCACATAAGGTGTGCCAAAATCATTTCCTATGCTGATACAATTGAAATCAAATCACCGATTTCCGTTATTGGCCTACAACACTTTCGCGCCAGAAGGGATATGAGGTGTAAATTCTATAGATGGCTTGTGGTCAGACTAGCTTGTTTCTTCACTCAAACCCCTATAATTTATCAGTTTCCATTTCGACAAAGACCAAACAAAGTACAGCTTAAAGCCTTAAATCAAGTTCTGAAACCCAAATCATCAGAAATCTGAACACCGAAATTATGAGTTATCGGGCTTATTTTCATGAAATTCAACACTAATGGTACAATGAGGCGATTGACGATGAGAGGGAATATAAGAAACCAAATAAGATAATACACCAACTTAAACATGGTATTTCCAATACCAAATGGGAGAAATGACATAAAATTTTAACATCAAGCTTGAAAGTTTCAAACAAGAAACTATTCTGAATCAAGGCCCTAGCAATAATAATCGTTTATCATAGAACAAAACTGATGTAAAGAACTCAATAATctcaaaaccaaaaacaaaccaGAGAGATGTATCCAAATCTGTTTTCTATAACATGATAAGTGGGTTTTTAACCCACTAAGGATGGTGTTTTTAGGCGGACTTTAGTGTTAGTTTAGTGGATTTTTATCTCTTTTTCCTTActttttccatttttcttacttttcttagtttcattagtttttatagtttttaggcctttttcttctttgtttttctttgtgtCCCTTGTTTCCTTTCCCTTTGTGTAGGTATTTGGTGATCCACGAGCATTTTGAAGAGCCAAAGAGCCAAGAAAAGAGCCGGAGAAGCCGGAAAAGCCAAGGAGTCGAACTTGTGCACAACTGCCATACTAAAACGAGCATAACTTTTTGTCTACTTAATATTTTCTTGTGATTCTAGTTGGAGATGAAATCTTATTCCAAGAGATTTCCAACGAGTGATCACACGACTTATTTGGACGAGTAACGAATAAGTTATGGCCATTTGAAGCAGGCTATGTTCGATTTTCCGCGATAAGGCTCATCCCCCACGCGACGAGGAACCATCCCGCCCGGGACAAGACATCCCGCCCGCGACGAATTTTACCCCGGGCGGGATTTTTCTACTGGAACTTTTTGCTATTTTTGCCCAGCTCTCTCGCCCCGCCCGGGACGACATGTTCTGCAATTTTTTTATTCTGACGGATTCCCCAATGTTGAGGGGATTATGATCGTTTTTGGCTTAGAACTTAGAACACACTCTCTCATATTTTcagattctctctctagaaaaacaCTGAGTTGGTTTTAATTTACTTGCTTATTTAGATTAATCTTCTCCTTCAAGATCAAGAATCAAGATTGTAATTCAACATTTTCAGCAATTTCCTCCGTTGAAGCTTCATTTGTAAACTCTAAACTTCTCTACTTTTTATTTCAATTAAACAAGTAGTGGTATTATTCAATTCTTGTTCTTACTTATTGATTTCCATTAATCTTTATCAACTTATCACCATGTATTGcttgattattgttgttgttggtttgATTTCCATGGATTGTGAGTAgtaaatttctagggtttgggtgaACCCCTCTTTTGAGTCATGAACAATTGATTTATGCATGTGGGATTTTAGTGATTGTGGGATGTTTATTAGTTGATTGAAAGGGTTTTGATGCTAGTCTTCATGTTTGATCATCATTTAGACTTATTTATAGTCTCCTCAACCAAGGATCGAAAGATGAAATTGAGTTGTAGGCTCCCTTTTGATTGCTAGATTAAAAGACCATGAAAATAGAGCTTCCAAATCTAAGGGATTATATTATCATCGTAATTTACGTTTTATTGCTTGAATTCATGTTTTGCACCATGAAAATAGGTTGTAGTTCATGATCAAGTTATCCTTTCTAGCTCGATAGAGTAGTTAGGTGCCTTAGATGACTATCCACTAATTTATTCCCTAACATTGCTTCTAATCCTCATGCTTTTGAACCGTTCATGATTAAATTGAGTGGTGTTGCCCGTACCTTAGTTCCTCTTAATTGAAGTTTCATCCTTTAATTATCTTAGTTTGTCCTAATTAGTGTAAAACTCTTAACAAATCAAAACACCCCCGATTTGACTTAGCTTTTATATTCGATAGCATTTGGTGGTTGATTCATAGCCTCTCTTGGGTTCGACCCTTTCTTACCCTTTCTACTTAGTTAGGAAGACCGAGTTAGGTTATTATTTGATAGGTTGGCGACGCTCTATCATAACACCAAAAAAATGCCAGAGAAAAAAGCAATGGCAACTAACATCAAATTTTAACAAATAACTAACCCATAATAACCATCAAAATCTAAACCTAAACCAAATTATCTCTGTCAAACGCACTATATTTTTTACATATTTCTACTTCTACCCAATGTAGCAAGCAGCGATGAAGACAATGACCAGAACACCAGCAGAAATAGCTCCAATAACAGGTAATTGAATCTTCAATCCTTTGAATTTTTTATCTGTAATAATTCTTGAACTAAGATTCTGACTCCATTAATCTGAAAGCTTAAAGAACAACAAAGAACACCAGATATTTTTCCTTCATCACCCTACGTTTGGGGGCTTAGGTCACTAAAACTAATTCCATTAAACTGAGAGAGAGTTATGCACTTATACTAtttgttaggattattattacaacttgattaattaaaaaaaaggtagTAATGAAAACTATCTATACTACTGCTAGAAGTCAGCAAGGCATAACAGAAGTAGAGAGTTTATTATATGGGAAATACTTCTCTAATATGCATCCTACAATAATGTAGTGTGCGTCTGAGGTGCAGCTGTAATGTTGTTAGTTTGTTGTTGTTATACTTGATCTTCACTCAACTTATTAGTCTTAACATCCTCCCGCAAACTAGGCTTGTTAGTAGACGTTCCTAGTTTGGAAAGTGTGGAATTGATGAGATGGTAGGATCTCTGTAAAGAAATCAGCAAGTTAAGAAGATGTATCcaggtaaaaaaaaattacagaaGGCCTTCTAACACCTTGTCCCTTGTAAAGTGGACATCAATTTTTATATGATTCGTTCGTTCATTGTAGAAATGATTTTTAGCTAAGTGAATTGCACTTTGATTGTTACAATGAAAGGTCACAGGTTTGAGGTGTGAAACACCCATGTCTTCAAGCAACCTAACCACCCAAGTGACCTCAGAAGCTGCAGCAGACATAGCTCTGTACTCGGCCTCAAAAGAACTCCATGACATTGTTCCTTGTTTCTTCGACTTCTAGCTGACAGGTGACCTACCTAGTAGAAGGACATAACCTTAAATGGATCTTCTTGAGTCAAGGCAAGTTCCCCAATCAGAATCAGAAAAAGCCTATAATTTTAGTTGATCAGTTTCCTTCAAGATGATGCCTTGACCGACAGTGCCAGCAATGTATCTCAAGGTACAGAGTAATGCATCAAGATGGGGCTTCATGTGTTGTTGCATATATTGACTGAGATGTTGGACCGTATAGGCAAGATCAGGCCGTGTGTGAGTGAGAAATTTCAATTTCCCAACAAGGCATCTATAGGTGTTTGCGTCTTCAAGGAGAGGAGCATCTGTTGCAGTTAGCTTCAAATTCAAAGGGAAAGGAGTAGCAGTGGTCTTAGAAACATCTATACCACAGTCAGACAACAACTCCTTGGTGAACTTTCTTTGAGTTAGGGAAACAACTTCTGGAAGATAACCAATCTCAAAACCAAGGAAATAACTCAGCTTACCCAAATCTTTGATGATGAAAACCTTGTCCAAATGGGTTTTCAGTCGGAAGATAATATCTAAATAATCTCATGTGAGGATGATATCATCCACATAGACTGCGGTTATGGCTATCTTTTCGTTGTTGTGTTTAAGAAACAAAGAATAATCATTTTTGGATTGTTTAAAACCCTAAATTTGTAACTCACCAACCAATTTGGCAAACCATTTCCTTGATGCCTGTTTAAGGCCATGCAAAGACTTGAGGAGCTTGCACACTTTATTTTGAGGATTAGGGAACCCTTATGGTGATTTCATGTAAACTTCTTCAGTTAGATCTCCGTGCAAAAAAACATTATTAATTGATATCAAATTGGAAGAGGTCCCAATGTTTGCTAGCTTCCAAAGAAATAAGACATCAGACTGTAGCCATTTTGACGATAGGTGAAAACGTCTCATCAAAATCTATACCCATCTTCTGATCATATCCCTTAGCAACCAGCCTGGCTTTGAACCTTTCAACAGTCCCGTTTGCTTTCATTTTGATCTTGAATACCAATTTGCAACTTATGGCTTTCTTTCCTATTGGAAGTGAAACCATAATCCAAGTGTTGTTTTTTTTCTAAGGCAGGAAGCTCCTTGTGCATAGCTTCCGCCCATCTTGGATCCTTAGAATCCTCCATGTCGTTGACAAGTTCCACCAAGGCTTCAGTTTGAACAACCAATGCTTTATTCACAGTAGGAAGTTTCTCAAATGCCACTAGATTACACCGGTGACTAGTAACATTACAAACATAATTTTCTGTCAAGAAAGAGGGTGGTTTTGAAGGTCTAATTGACCTTCTGACAGTAGCATCATAATTAGAGATGCAAGTATTTCAGAATCTGAATAAGAAGAGTTGAACTCTTGAAcgggtgaagaagaagaaggagaagaagaagaagaagaagaagaagaagaagaagaagaagaagaagaagaaggggtGTTTATGTCAGTGTGTATGGAAAGAGGATTGGAAGTGATGGAAGCGAGCGGAGAGGAAGCATGAAATTCTCGAAATACATCAGGAATATCATCAAATGAAATGGTTGTATATGGAGTAGACTTAGGGAGAAAGAATTTCAGAGGTGGAGAGGTAGAGTTTGTGGTAGAATGATGAAAAGGAAAATGTTGTTCATGGAAGAAAACATCCCGAGAAATTATGATTTTGTGATTATCAACATCCAAGAGCTTGTAACCTTTTTAACCCGGTGAATAACCAACAAAAACATGGGGAGTAACTCTTGGCTCAACTTTGGTTCTATTTTTCTGTAAAGTGGAAACAAAACATAAACAACAAAATACCCTCATATGATCAAGATTAGGCGCTAAACCGAATAGTCTTTCATATGGGATGATGTATTGTAAAACAGGCAAGGGCATTCTTTTAACAATGTGTACAACACATAGGACACACTCTCCCCAATATTCTGCAGGGACTTTAGAttgaaaataaaactcctaGTTGTCTCCAATAAGTGTCGATGTTTTCTTTCACTACTCCGTTCTGTTGTGAGGTATCTCTACAGGATTTGTGATGTTCTATCCCCTTTTAAGGTAAAATTGTTTCAATTCCCCTTCACAAATCTCCAATGCATTATTTGTTCATATGGTCTTTACAACAGCCTTAAATTGAGCTTCACTATAAGCAACAAAGTTCTGGACAATTCCAGTAGCATTTGACTTATTTTTCATCAAATAAACCCATGTCATTCTAGTGTAGTCTTCTACTATTGTGAGGAAAAATATGCATTTATTATGTGCATGTTTGCTTCTGATAAGGACCCCAAGTGTCTACATGTAGCAACTCAAAAGTAGAAATAGTTTTGATACTACTGTGAGGAAAAGACAATCTAGTTTGTCTTACCATAGGAAAAATCTGACAGACATTATCGACATCACAACACTGATTTCTAACAACAGAATCTAGATGACGTAATTGAGCAAAAGGAATATGCCCCATTCTAAGGTGCCACAGTTTGGCTTTATTTATATCATAATTGATATTAAAAGTTGTAGATAATGTAACTTGATCCTTGAGCTGATCAACTCTAGAATTTGTATCATCCACACAGTATAAGGCATGTCTGAGATTACCAAGGAGATATGGTCTCATGGAAGGGCTCTGCATCAAACACCGATTATCAGTGAATGTTGTAGAGCAATTCATGTCAATGCAAATTTTGGGGATAGACACTAGATTGAATTGAAAATCTGGAACAAATAGGACATCTTTGAGGGGTATGTTCTTATTTAAGTGGATAGTTCCTATGTGTGTGACTATTACTTGCTTCCCATCAGGTATTGTGATCACGTGTTCAGGTCCATAAATAACATGATATTCAACAAATAATGATAAAGTATGGCATATATGATCAGTTGCACCACTATCTACTATCCAAGTAGTAGGAGATGTTGAAAGAAAACATGATTTACCTGTCACGCAAGCCGATTTAATAATTCCCGAGCTAGAAGCTTGAGCATGAGAATTTGTTGCTTATTGCTTGCTTAACATTTCCATGTAATGATTGTATTGTGCTGGTGTGATCGGTATTTTTTCAACATTGTTATCATCATTATGATAATCATAATTGTTCTTATCGTAGTGAACTGCATCAACTACTCTCTTCCCTTTGTCAGTTATgtagttattgttattgttaccaGATGAACCATTATTGTTGCCATATGGATTACCATTGATTTTCCAGCATCTCTGAATTGTGTGTCCAGGGATCTTGCAATGATCACAGAAATACGTAGCTTTCCTGTACTCATAAGACAACTGCTTGTTCTAAATTGAATAGTTGTTATGTCTTCTGTCATATCCTTCACCAAATCTCCTCTTATTCACAGCAAAAGCCATAGAACTCTCTCCGATTGCAGAGTTGTTGCAGAGTTGTTTTGATATAGTTTTTTATATTTATCCTCTTGCAAAAGCAGTCTATAAGCATGAGAGACCGCATGCAAGGGCTGCTTTAATAGAAGGTTTACCCTTACAACCTCATATCCTTCATTCAGCTTCATAAGAAATTGGATTAGGCGCCTGTCTTGTTGAGATTTTAGCAACTTCTATATGATAGTGCACGTACAGTTAGGAATAAGTTGACAAAGGATCTACATCATCAAGTTTGTCCCAGAATCTTTTGTTCTCTGTAAAGAATGTGGATATATCATCTGATCCATGCTTAAGATCATTCAACATTTGTTGCAATCCATACAAAATAATACCAGAAGAACAACCAAACCTTTCTTCCTAGTTCTCCCAAATTTCCTTTGATGTGTTGAAGTATAAGACACTCAGTGCCAAATTGTGGTCTAAGACTCCAAGAATCCATGAAATAAGCATGATATTACATCGTTCCTAAGCTTTGAGCAACTCTGTTTTCGTCGTTGCTGGTTTATGCATTAAACCATTTACGTATCCAAGCTTATTCTTTGCCAATAAGCTAATCAACATTGACGCTTCCATTCACCATATCCTTCACCGAAAAATTTCTCCGACACTAATTCCATACTAAAATTATCCGAAGGATGCATAAAATAAGGAGAAGTGGGATCTTGCGCAGGATTTATGACCGGAGTTTCACTCGAGGGAGGCATGTTTTAGAGATTAAATTGGATCGAAAAAATAATTTTCGGAAATTTCTGTGAAGGACTCGAATCgaatttgattgaatttgattttcggaaatgaggttttagaatttcaaaaaaaaaattggggaaaacaACGTGATGATCAATTGATCAATCAATCTTCAAATATGTGATGATTTGTGTTTAGTAAGCAGAAATCGCATAGAAATAATGCTGAATTTTGATTAAGTTGACAGAAAGATCAATGTATCAACACTCTTCGTCAACGAACAACTTAACTATTCAGAACTTAGAGGAAGAAGATGTAAATAGAAGAAAACTGATTGCATATTGAATTTCAAGAACTTAGTGAAAAATGTGtacctgctctgataccatgtaatAATTCTTGAACTAAGATTCTTACTCCATTGATCTGAAAGCTTGAAGAACAACAAAGAACACCAAATGTTTTTCCTTCATCACCCTACGTTTGGGGGCTCGTGTCACTAAAACTGATTCCATGAAACTAAGAGAGAGTTCTACACTTCTATACTGTTTGTGAGGATTATTATTACAACTTGATTAATTAACAAAAGGTAGTAATGAACACTATTTATACT encodes:
- the LOC110797118 gene encoding uncharacterized protein; the encoded protein is MASLLPLFKLKKGLRQGDPMSPFLFAIGMEYLSRCLSNLGPECKHHPKCKRLGITHMMFADDLLMFSRADNPSIMAMFHAFTKFSAASGLVANMQKSEVYIAGVSDSFAEMLSTELGRLQLFKSVLCGIQLYRCQIFVMPKKVMNEIQRLCRCFLWSGADSGSRKAPISWDHQDRMWVKWMHAYYIKNNDFWSMDVPNGLTWSMRKIWHQREILAQAGAVHTFVHGGKFRICKAYQFLKPEASTVRWKTIICNSQASPKSTFIVWLAIQNRLTTKDRLLSWNLNINGTCVLCHKCPENVAHLFFDCEYSAEIWDKVIQTCGVHRVTQNWTEIIEWVAKKSRSTKLDDAY